In Nocardioides sp. InS609-2, a single genomic region encodes these proteins:
- a CDS encoding site-specific DNA-methyltransferase, which translates to MPPRKRASGPTPIDSIKHGDKRANLPTADAQEFVTPQVEEARQILVQRNPSLDPQLVWRGKYGDELPASIENASALQADAPPIYIQEKIDPQVLVENLRRTAARPEDEPELTLFDTFDGLDELDLVDFYQHQSNWSNRMILGDSLQVMGSLADREELRGQMQMIYLDPPYGIKFGSNWQASARKRDVKDGKVEDAAREAEQIKAFRDTWELGIHSYLSYLRDRLLVARELLTESGSCFVQIGDTNLHLVRSLMDEVFGSENFVSQVSFRTTTGATADFLAGTVDFVLWFAKDRENTKYRPLFRAKAVGGLGSGAYGYVDAPDGRRRLTKEEKRKPDAAMAAGRVFRLDNLTSQSAGREKGEGAASWFPVAFDERVFRPTAQSRWKTNAPGMERLLRARRLGVAGNTLSYVRYIDDFPAFPINNFWDDTSTAGFAADKLYVVQTNSKVIERCLLMCTDPGDLVLDPTCGSGTTAYVAEQWGRRWITVDTSRVALALARQRLMGAKFPYYLLADSDKGRTKEGELAGRPLPPAPLTNDIRHGFVYERVQHITLKSIANNPDIQEGMSREEIDLPSSDMQTSRRSMTGPTRTRTQCASPVPSPSSL; encoded by the coding sequence ATGCCACCCCGCAAGAGGGCGAGCGGCCCTACGCCGATCGACTCGATCAAGCATGGTGACAAGCGGGCCAACTTGCCCACGGCCGACGCACAAGAGTTCGTGACGCCCCAGGTCGAGGAGGCCCGCCAGATCTTGGTGCAACGCAACCCGAGCCTCGATCCGCAGCTGGTATGGCGCGGCAAGTACGGGGACGAGTTGCCTGCCTCCATCGAAAACGCCTCCGCTCTCCAAGCGGACGCACCACCGATCTACATCCAGGAGAAGATCGACCCTCAGGTCCTGGTAGAGAATCTGCGACGGACCGCAGCCAGGCCGGAGGACGAGCCAGAGCTCACCCTCTTCGACACCTTCGACGGGCTCGACGAGCTCGACTTGGTCGACTTTTATCAACACCAGTCGAACTGGTCGAACCGGATGATCCTCGGCGACTCGCTCCAGGTCATGGGATCACTCGCCGACCGCGAAGAACTGCGCGGTCAGATGCAGATGATCTACCTGGACCCGCCCTATGGCATCAAGTTTGGCTCGAATTGGCAGGCCTCGGCGCGAAAACGCGACGTGAAGGACGGAAAGGTCGAGGACGCAGCCCGCGAGGCTGAGCAGATTAAGGCGTTCCGTGACACCTGGGAGCTGGGCATTCACTCCTACCTCTCCTACCTCCGCGACCGACTCTTGGTCGCCCGTGAACTGCTCACCGAGTCGGGCTCCTGTTTCGTGCAAATCGGCGACACCAACCTGCATCTTGTCCGGAGTCTGATGGACGAGGTGTTCGGGTCCGAGAACTTTGTCAGTCAGGTCTCGTTCCGGACAACCACCGGTGCGACCGCCGACTTTCTGGCTGGCACGGTCGACTTCGTGCTGTGGTTTGCCAAGGACCGAGAGAACACGAAGTACAGGCCGCTGTTTCGGGCCAAGGCAGTCGGCGGACTGGGAAGCGGCGCATACGGGTACGTAGATGCGCCTGATGGTCGCCGGCGGCTTACCAAGGAGGAGAAGCGCAAACCGGATGCCGCGATGGCCGCAGGGCGCGTCTTTCGGCTCGACAATCTCACCAGCCAAAGCGCAGGCAGGGAGAAGGGCGAGGGCGCAGCATCATGGTTTCCGGTCGCATTCGACGAACGGGTGTTTCGACCAACCGCGCAGAGTCGCTGGAAGACAAACGCTCCCGGGATGGAGCGACTTCTGCGTGCTAGGCGTTTGGGCGTAGCCGGCAACACCCTGTCTTACGTCCGCTATATCGATGACTTTCCGGCTTTCCCGATCAACAATTTCTGGGACGACACCTCGACGGCTGGGTTCGCCGCAGACAAGTTGTACGTCGTTCAGACCAACAGCAAGGTCATCGAGCGCTGCCTGCTGATGTGTACTGATCCGGGCGACCTGGTGCTTGACCCCACTTGCGGTAGCGGCACCACGGCGTACGTGGCCGAGCAGTGGGGACGCCGCTGGATCACCGTGGACACCTCGCGCGTCGCACTCGCGCTCGCTCGCCAGCGATTGATGGGGGCGAAGTTCCCTTACTACTTGCTCGCCGACTCCGACAAGGGCCGGACGAAGGAGGGCGAGCTGGCTGGTAGGCCGCTGCCACCCGCGCCGCTGACGAACGACATCCGGCACGGCTTCGTTTATGAGCGAGTCCAGCACATCACACTGAAGTCGATTGCCAATAACCCTGACATACAGGAGGGGATGAGTCGCGAGGAGATCGACTTGCCATCAAGCGACATGCAGACTTCGAGACGCTCTATGACCGGCCCTACGAGGACAAGAACGCAGTGCGCGTCACCGGTCCCTTCACCGTCGAGTCTCTAA
- a CDS encoding ATP-dependent RecD-like DNA helicase → MSTVQHISMRVPWRDQPWDDKVCAHPLDNSSCLLLKNIGDKRLDDWEESVAGKSFAELQQYERLACLSERGTFMSSHGYALEKEHPYRFNKALKSHLKPTTVSVAPYSFEAVPFRWLSRETVDAELWQDADDYRPDREDFANQILGFTPGWLMDGRNQRALIGRFFEDVVAGQSLVLIYLKHSPLQEESTRRLLVGAADVTRVKSPPVWNQSGGQPFDSSMWETIVSHSLRPDQKHGLLLPYQELVPLLDAGQDVGGALAWAPEDANVEFSYVTEHVSNDTTIAALNAIRSAADGMTALGIAVPASATSWVDKQIERLWHLRGPAPGMSAALGYLGAESAHRVVRRLTDEPEWSRDPWGVVERALDRKDPLGQELAAQLPASIGNTWRGTDTDEQNALKILSAMDIGREQVADLLGGKSTWQVTPAELVENPYFAATCTYRSPQPIALATADQACFPAGHVQWVNLISDLIGLDDPGDARRVEALMVDVLERLAEEGDTIVGEPQVLTAAAAIPLTRPCPVSRSLLATYSLDAPNLSGYAHWTPLVGAELDGGLPAYKLEHPHAAGLDISEHLRERRSARRFDADFDPRAAIDAGFGVADPNDTEEELARTEKAAGLHELFASRLSVLVGPAGTGKTSLLSTLVALPDIAQDGVLLLAPTGKARVQLQSKVKHPAQTLASFLVKKGGFDPNTGRYLGVDKSRRDRYGLVVIDEASMLTEEMLAATLSALEGVKRLILVGDHRQLPPIGPGRPFVDLVEWLKPAAFTDTIRVAHGYVELTVYRRQKGEEGERDDLALARWFGGEDMPGAADDIWQKLRRGATSDTLDYFPWRDDGVVATLVNALEAEFGLAAAAEVEKAFKLTYGGQLSPDGKWVNWPVGDAGAGDRCEDWQVLSPTRSRVFGTVELNRFIKQKYRAGDLAWAQNRWGHRPPKPLGPEQIVLGDKVMQTRNDGRAKSYPAKSGMDYVANGEIGVVVGRASKAPTYANVEFSSQIGATYGYKPSPSDEPPLELAWAVTVHKSQGSEFGVTFLVLPSRVVVSRELLYTALTRQTKKVVILHEGSVDELFALSSPALSETARRMTDLFRPPAPRELPVGDGMRRFDGNLIHVAPGSVLVRSKNEVIVASILEDVASGRWTYESSLTIDGVTKYPDFTIETPSGDQIIWEHLGMMGNPKYANDWAAKKQWYTAHGFRPYDEPSTEGSRGVLVWTDDRGGVDQPAWAQLARDVIGTSTPRRAAKKASGKRL, encoded by the coding sequence ATGAGCACCGTGCAACATATCTCGATGCGGGTCCCGTGGCGCGATCAGCCGTGGGACGACAAAGTGTGCGCGCACCCCTTGGACAACAGTTCTTGCTTGCTTCTCAAGAACATCGGCGACAAGCGGCTCGACGACTGGGAAGAATCGGTAGCCGGCAAGTCCTTCGCGGAACTGCAGCAGTACGAACGACTGGCCTGCCTATCGGAACGCGGGACCTTCATGTCCTCACACGGTTACGCACTCGAGAAGGAGCATCCGTACCGGTTCAACAAGGCCCTCAAGAGTCACCTTAAACCCACGACGGTCTCGGTGGCGCCGTACTCTTTTGAGGCGGTCCCGTTCCGTTGGCTGAGCCGGGAAACCGTCGACGCTGAGTTATGGCAGGACGCCGATGACTACCGTCCCGATCGTGAGGACTTCGCGAACCAGATACTGGGATTCACGCCCGGCTGGCTGATGGACGGGCGAAACCAGCGCGCCTTGATCGGTCGCTTCTTCGAGGATGTGGTCGCCGGTCAGAGCCTTGTCCTGATCTACCTCAAGCACTCGCCGCTGCAGGAGGAGTCGACTCGACGACTGCTCGTGGGAGCGGCCGATGTGACTCGGGTGAAGTCGCCACCCGTGTGGAATCAGTCAGGGGGTCAGCCGTTCGATTCGTCGATGTGGGAGACGATCGTCAGCCACAGCCTACGTCCCGACCAGAAGCACGGACTGCTGTTGCCTTACCAGGAACTCGTGCCGCTGCTTGATGCCGGTCAAGACGTTGGGGGTGCGCTCGCGTGGGCGCCCGAAGACGCCAACGTCGAGTTCTCCTATGTGACTGAACACGTGTCCAATGACACCACGATCGCCGCTCTTAACGCCATACGGTCCGCCGCCGATGGTATGACCGCTCTCGGCATCGCGGTGCCTGCGTCGGCCACCTCATGGGTCGACAAACAAATTGAACGGCTCTGGCATCTCAGAGGACCGGCCCCCGGCATGTCGGCAGCTCTGGGATACCTCGGCGCCGAGTCCGCGCATCGAGTCGTGCGCCGACTGACCGACGAGCCCGAATGGAGTCGCGATCCCTGGGGTGTAGTGGAGCGTGCTTTGGATCGGAAGGACCCACTCGGGCAAGAGCTCGCTGCGCAGCTGCCGGCGTCGATCGGCAACACCTGGCGGGGCACGGACACGGACGAGCAGAATGCGCTCAAGATTCTCTCGGCGATGGACATCGGCCGTGAGCAGGTCGCCGACCTGCTGGGCGGCAAGTCCACCTGGCAAGTCACTCCGGCCGAGCTCGTCGAGAACCCATACTTCGCAGCCACGTGCACATACCGGTCACCGCAACCGATCGCCTTGGCCACCGCCGATCAGGCGTGCTTCCCAGCCGGCCATGTTCAGTGGGTAAACCTCATCTCCGACCTGATCGGGCTCGACGACCCGGGCGATGCACGTCGGGTCGAAGCGCTCATGGTCGACGTCCTCGAACGACTGGCTGAAGAAGGCGACACGATCGTGGGCGAGCCGCAGGTATTGACCGCCGCAGCGGCGATCCCCCTGACCCGACCGTGTCCCGTCTCGCGGTCACTGCTCGCCACCTACTCGTTGGACGCCCCGAACTTGTCGGGCTACGCGCACTGGACTCCCCTGGTCGGGGCCGAGCTCGACGGGGGACTGCCCGCATACAAGCTCGAGCACCCGCATGCGGCCGGGCTCGATATCTCCGAGCACCTGCGCGAGCGACGCTCAGCCCGCCGTTTCGACGCCGACTTCGACCCACGAGCGGCCATCGACGCCGGCTTCGGAGTTGCAGATCCTAACGACACCGAGGAGGAGCTCGCCCGCACCGAGAAGGCAGCCGGCCTCCACGAACTCTTCGCCTCCCGCCTCTCGGTACTCGTCGGCCCCGCGGGTACAGGCAAGACCTCACTGCTCAGCACCCTCGTCGCATTGCCCGACATAGCCCAGGACGGCGTCCTGCTGCTCGCCCCGACCGGCAAGGCCCGTGTGCAGCTCCAGTCAAAGGTCAAGCATCCGGCACAGACGCTCGCCAGCTTCCTGGTGAAGAAGGGCGGCTTCGACCCGAACACCGGTCGCTATCTCGGCGTCGACAAGTCGCGACGAGACCGCTACGGACTCGTCGTCATCGACGAGGCCTCGATGCTCACCGAGGAGATGCTCGCTGCGACGCTCAGTGCTCTTGAGGGTGTGAAGCGGTTAATCCTGGTCGGCGATCATCGGCAGCTGCCGCCCATCGGCCCGGGCCGCCCGTTCGTCGACCTCGTGGAGTGGCTTAAGCCAGCCGCCTTCACCGACACAATTCGCGTGGCCCACGGCTATGTTGAGCTCACCGTCTACCGGAGGCAGAAGGGCGAGGAAGGCGAACGTGACGACCTGGCGCTCGCCCGTTGGTTCGGGGGAGAGGACATGCCCGGTGCTGCGGACGACATCTGGCAGAAGCTACGCCGTGGCGCGACGTCGGACACGCTCGACTACTTTCCATGGCGAGACGACGGCGTGGTCGCGACGCTCGTCAACGCCTTGGAAGCAGAGTTCGGCCTTGCCGCTGCCGCCGAAGTCGAGAAGGCATTCAAACTCACTTACGGCGGGCAGCTGTCGCCCGACGGGAAGTGGGTCAACTGGCCGGTGGGTGATGCCGGCGCGGGAGACCGCTGCGAGGACTGGCAGGTGTTGTCGCCCACCAGGTCACGCGTGTTCGGCACCGTGGAGCTCAACCGCTTCATCAAGCAGAAGTATCGGGCGGGCGATCTCGCCTGGGCACAGAACAGGTGGGGCCACCGGCCTCCCAAGCCACTCGGCCCCGAGCAGATCGTGCTCGGCGACAAGGTCATGCAGACAAGAAACGACGGACGGGCCAAGTCCTACCCCGCGAAGTCCGGAATGGACTACGTCGCCAACGGTGAGATCGGGGTGGTCGTCGGTCGTGCGAGCAAGGCCCCGACCTACGCGAATGTTGAGTTCTCCTCACAGATCGGTGCCACCTACGGCTACAAGCCGTCGCCTTCGGACGAACCTCCGCTCGAGCTTGCGTGGGCGGTCACGGTCCACAAGTCGCAGGGCTCCGAGTTCGGTGTCACCTTCCTGGTGCTCCCGTCGCGAGTCGTGGTGAGCCGAGAGTTGCTCTACACCGCATTGACCCGACAGACAAAGAAGGTCGTGATCCTCCACGAGGGCTCCGTCGATGAGCTGTTCGCCCTGTCCTCGCCGGCGCTGTCGGAGACTGCTCGACGCATGACAGACTTGTTCCGTCCGCCAGCACCCCGAGAGCTCCCCGTTGGTGACGGCATGCGTCGCTTCGACGGGAACCTGATCCATGTCGCTCCTGGCAGCGTTCTGGTCCGCAGCAAGAACGAAGTGATTGTCGCCTCCATCCTGGAAGACGTCGCATCAGGTCGCTGGACCTACGAGTCATCCCTGACGATCGACGGAGTCACCAAGTATCCGGACTTCACGATCGAGACGCCATCAGGTGACCAGATCATCTGGGAGCACCTCGGCATGATGGGTAACCCCAAATACGCGAACGACTGGGCGGCCAAGAAGCAGTGGTACACCGCGCACGGCTTCCGACCCTACGACGAGCCGAGCACCGAGGGTTCTCGCGGTGTCTTGGTCTGGACAGATGACCGCGGGGGAGTTGATCAGCCTGCCTGGGCGCAGCTGGCACGCGATGTCATCGGTACCTCCACTCCCAGGCGCGCAGCCAAGAAGGCTTCCGGGAAGCGACTGTGA
- a CDS encoding site-specific integrase, which produces MTREVTATGTTSAAAERALRQKLVDRQAPTQQGITADTTIARLATLWLTFLRDEDRIEATTINEYERVLTKVVIPELGGLRLREVTTGRLDLFLVRLRAISTSRQRKTKVVLGAMLGLAVRHDALPVNPVQQTSRIHREKSEPRSLTLEELDTVREAVCAWATAQRSGPKATTDMADIIELMLATGARIGEILALRWVDVAPEATRPNLTINGTIKTEPGRGTYRKASPKSDASVRTVVLPDFAVAMLKRRQAAARENPNEAVFPTRNGTWQQVNNVERRWRQIRQGTGLDWVTPHTFRKTVATLISERVDAETASQQLGHSSPAITREFYISKPAIAADVAHILGEFAQAEPEAGPNTLGISGE; this is translated from the coding sequence GTGACGCGTGAAGTCACGGCAACCGGAACCACCAGCGCGGCTGCGGAGCGTGCCCTGCGTCAGAAGCTTGTGGACCGCCAGGCGCCGACGCAACAGGGCATCACGGCCGACACCACGATCGCGAGGCTCGCCACACTGTGGCTCACCTTTCTCCGCGACGAGGATCGCATCGAGGCCACCACGATCAACGAGTATGAGCGGGTCCTCACGAAGGTGGTGATCCCCGAGCTGGGCGGCTTGCGACTACGGGAGGTGACCACCGGCCGCCTCGACCTCTTCCTCGTCCGACTGCGGGCGATCAGTACAAGCCGCCAGCGCAAGACCAAGGTGGTCTTGGGCGCCATGCTTGGCCTTGCTGTACGTCATGATGCCCTTCCAGTGAATCCGGTGCAGCAGACCTCGCGGATCCACCGGGAGAAGTCGGAGCCGCGGTCACTGACCCTCGAGGAGTTGGACACGGTCCGCGAGGCCGTCTGCGCGTGGGCTACCGCGCAGCGCTCGGGCCCCAAGGCCACGACCGACATGGCCGACATCATCGAGCTCATGCTGGCCACCGGAGCGCGGATCGGCGAGATCCTCGCCCTGCGTTGGGTCGACGTCGCGCCCGAGGCCACCCGTCCGAACCTGACCATCAACGGCACCATCAAGACCGAGCCGGGCAGGGGGACCTACCGCAAGGCCAGCCCGAAGTCGGACGCCAGCGTGAGGACGGTCGTCCTTCCGGACTTCGCCGTCGCAATGCTCAAGCGCCGTCAGGCGGCAGCGCGCGAGAACCCGAACGAAGCCGTGTTTCCGACACGCAACGGCACTTGGCAACAGGTCAACAATGTCGAACGTCGCTGGCGGCAGATTCGCCAGGGAACCGGACTGGACTGGGTCACGCCTCACACGTTCCGCAAGACCGTCGCGACGCTGATCTCCGAGCGGGTCGATGCCGAGACTGCCTCCCAGCAGCTCGGGCACTCCTCCCCCGCCATTACCCGCGAGTTCTACATCTCCAAGCCGGCGATCGCCGCCGACGTCGCGCACATTCTGGGCGAATTCGCACAGGCAGAACCGGAGGCCGGCCCGAATACTTTGGGAATAAGTGGTGAATAG
- a CDS encoding helix-turn-helix domain-containing protein — MMITTIDTTVDGGILTIDQAAAYLSIPKATLYTWRTRRPGFGPRALKLGGCLRYRRADLDAWVAEHVETLDDFGVIPAQRVDDGISLSRASRPREAG; from the coding sequence ATGATGATCACGACGATCGATACCACCGTGGACGGCGGCATCCTCACGATTGACCAAGCCGCGGCATACCTCTCGATCCCCAAGGCGACTCTCTACACATGGCGCACCCGCCGGCCCGGGTTCGGTCCCCGCGCGCTCAAGCTCGGTGGCTGCCTGCGCTACCGGAGAGCCGACCTCGACGCCTGGGTGGCAGAGCACGTCGAGACTCTCGACGACTTCGGCGTTATCCCGGCGCAGCGGGTAGACGATGGCATCTCGCTGTCCCGGGCCAGCCGACCGCGTGAGGCAGGGTGA
- a CDS encoding IS1380 family transposase, whose translation MEGTLQVKRSSWSRGLSVTGGGVGVVAHAGSVGLRLVGDRTGLTGQLSKALARRSFTPAHDRGRVLVDVAVMIADGGEAIADIEVLRHQEPVLGAVASQATVWRALDEINPGQVKKIAVARARTRRHVWALMNASPEGFPASKVAGTDLGEVVVLDVDATVVITHSEKELASATFKRTFGYHPIGVWCDNTGEFLAATLRTGKAGSNTATDHIEVLTAAIAQVPAAQRKNLLIRSDGAGASHKLLAWLTEQGRVRGRRLEYSVGYAVTEKIREAIKVVPKHVWTPASDADGGVREGGDVAELTDLLDLTAWPPGMRLIVRRERPHPGAQLSLFEEADGWRYQVIATNTTTGQLAFLEARHRAHARVEDRIRIAKDTGLGRFPSREFAINQAWLTATMIAADLTAWTRLLAFTGEAAVLAGCEPKALRYRLLHAPARLVHTGRRRQLRIPDTWPWAAAIVATFANIAAIPPPA comes from the coding sequence CTGGAAGGCACTCTGCAGGTGAAGCGTAGTTCGTGGTCGAGGGGTCTGTCAGTAACTGGGGGCGGTGTCGGCGTGGTGGCCCACGCGGGAAGCGTCGGGCTGCGTCTCGTAGGTGATCGGACCGGGCTGACTGGACAGCTCTCGAAGGCCCTGGCACGACGTTCGTTCACCCCTGCCCATGACCGCGGCCGGGTCCTGGTCGATGTCGCGGTGATGATCGCCGACGGCGGTGAAGCGATCGCTGACATCGAGGTCCTGCGCCACCAGGAACCCGTGCTCGGTGCGGTGGCCTCGCAGGCCACGGTCTGGCGGGCTTTGGATGAGATCAACCCCGGGCAGGTCAAGAAAATCGCCGTGGCCAGAGCCAGGACACGGCGCCACGTCTGGGCACTCATGAACGCCTCACCCGAAGGGTTCCCTGCCTCGAAGGTCGCCGGCACCGACCTCGGCGAGGTGGTCGTGCTCGATGTCGATGCCACGGTCGTGATCACCCACTCCGAGAAAGAGTTGGCATCGGCGACGTTCAAGCGGACGTTCGGGTACCACCCGATCGGGGTGTGGTGCGACAACACAGGCGAGTTCCTCGCCGCCACGTTGCGGACCGGGAAGGCGGGGTCGAACACCGCGACCGATCACATCGAAGTCCTCACCGCGGCAATCGCCCAGGTCCCCGCCGCACAACGCAAGAACCTGCTGATCCGCAGCGATGGCGCGGGTGCCTCCCACAAGCTCCTGGCCTGGCTCACCGAACAAGGCCGCGTGCGGGGACGTCGCTTGGAGTACAGCGTCGGCTACGCAGTCACCGAGAAGATCCGCGAAGCCATCAAGGTCGTCCCCAAGCACGTGTGGACACCCGCGTCCGATGCTGATGGTGGGGTCCGCGAAGGTGGTGACGTCGCCGAGCTCACCGACCTCCTTGACCTGACGGCATGGCCGCCCGGGATGCGGCTCATCGTGCGCCGCGAACGACCCCACCCCGGTGCGCAGCTGTCGCTGTTCGAAGAAGCCGACGGGTGGCGCTACCAAGTGATCGCGACCAACACCACCACCGGACAGCTGGCGTTCCTCGAAGCCCGTCACCGTGCTCACGCCCGCGTCGAGGACCGGATCCGGATCGCCAAGGACACCGGCCTGGGCAGATTCCCCTCACGTGAGTTCGCGATCAACCAGGCCTGGCTGACAGCGACCATGATCGCTGCCGACCTCACCGCCTGGACCAGACTTCTGGCCTTCACCGGCGAGGCTGCTGTGCTCGCCGGCTGTGAGCCGAAAGCGTTGCGCTACCGACTCCTGCACGCACCAGCACGCCTGGTCCACACCGGAAGACGGCGACAACTCCGGATCCCCGACACCTGGCCCTGGGCGGCAGCGATCGTCGCGACATTCGCCAACATCGCAGCGATCCCACCACCAGCCTGA
- a CDS encoding HNH endonuclease, whose protein sequence is MTGSRIEPVLEAAHIRPVKDGGIHQVDNGMLLRSDVNKLFDDGSLGVDDRFRLRVSPRLKSEFGNGVEFHERKRVGHTISMPEHRKLRPEREALTWHMDTVFKSA, encoded by the coding sequence ATCACCGGTTCGCGGATCGAGCCTGTGCTGGAGGCGGCCCACATCAGGCCTGTCAAGGATGGCGGCATTCATCAAGTCGACAACGGCATGCTGCTGCGCAGTGACGTGAACAAGTTGTTCGACGACGGGTCCCTCGGCGTCGACGACCGCTTCCGCCTGCGCGTGAGCCCTCGCCTCAAGTCGGAGTTCGGCAACGGGGTCGAATTCCATGAGCGGAAACGCGTCGGGCACACAATCTCGATGCCCGAGCACCGCAAGCTACGACCCGAGCGCGAGGCCCTGACCTGGCACATGGACACAGTGTTCAAGTCGGCCTGA